A stretch of the Rhodothermus profundi genome encodes the following:
- a CDS encoding amidase family protein — MKRLLFGGLLLVSLASCRSENRPVFTWTPYDEAEELAENAAHPSRRMRFKLIQSQLLDKNALLQTISRQLEGFTEEDYRRLYPLIYEQDILTLQEHVQAGRLSYELITKWYLYRIARYESDRERYLNAVVAINPNAVAEAREKDRQRPERPHPLYGMPVLVKDNINTAGMPTTAGAHLLRENWTDDAFIIRQIRAHGGIILGKTNLSEWANFLFFGGPNGFSAVGGQTLNPYGRRRFDSGGSSSGSGAAIAANYAVVSVGTETSGSILSPSSQHSLVGLKPTVGLLSRAGIVPISSTYDTPGPMARTVRDAAILLSAMIGRDPDDPATAQSPESAAYWEALAEVQDLKGYRLGAFQAFLENPYYQEALDVLRSLGAEVVVFEPPKVDLDGFGEVLAADMKTDLPRYLARYAAAPYRSLTVAEIVAYNRADSARRIPYGQGRFAQMLTVSLSPEELAARKQRLHDEAVRFFEEPMQQHRLDAVLSINNWHARPAALAHYPALTVPIGLQESGEPIGLTFIARSFEEALLLRMGYAFEQAMQGRVPPSAYALDAEGQERNRAPAS, encoded by the coding sequence ATGAAACGGCTTCTTTTTGGCGGATTGTTGCTGGTAAGCCTGGCTTCCTGCCGCTCGGAGAACCGGCCCGTTTTTACGTGGACGCCCTACGATGAAGCTGAAGAACTGGCAGAGAATGCAGCGCACCCCTCGCGACGCATGCGCTTTAAGCTCATTCAGTCGCAGCTGTTAGATAAGAATGCGCTGTTGCAGACCATCTCCCGGCAACTGGAGGGGTTCACGGAGGAGGATTATCGGCGGCTCTACCCGCTGATCTATGAGCAGGACATCCTGACGTTGCAGGAACATGTGCAGGCGGGGCGTCTCAGCTATGAACTTATCACGAAGTGGTACCTCTACCGCATTGCCCGGTATGAGAGCGATCGGGAACGGTATCTGAATGCCGTGGTGGCGATCAATCCAAACGCGGTGGCCGAGGCGCGTGAAAAAGATCGCCAGCGCCCGGAGCGGCCACATCCACTCTATGGCATGCCCGTTCTGGTTAAAGACAATATCAACACAGCCGGTATGCCGACAACGGCCGGTGCCCATCTGCTTCGTGAAAATTGGACCGACGATGCTTTCATCATACGCCAGATTCGAGCGCACGGGGGCATCATCCTGGGCAAAACCAACCTGAGCGAATGGGCAAACTTTCTGTTTTTCGGGGGGCCGAATGGGTTTAGCGCTGTAGGTGGACAGACGCTGAACCCTTACGGACGCCGCCGTTTTGATTCGGGGGGCTCCAGCTCGGGCAGTGGAGCCGCCATTGCGGCCAACTATGCGGTGGTGTCGGTGGGGACCGAGACGTCCGGTTCGATTCTTTCGCCTTCCAGTCAGCACAGTCTGGTGGGCTTAAAACCGACCGTAGGACTGCTCAGCCGGGCCGGCATCGTGCCCATTTCGAGCACGTACGATACGCCCGGTCCCATGGCCCGAACAGTGCGGGATGCTGCCATCTTGCTATCGGCCATGATCGGCAGGGATCCGGACGACCCGGCTACGGCTCAGAGTCCGGAGTCTGCAGCGTACTGGGAGGCGCTGGCAGAGGTTCAGGATCTAAAGGGATATCGCCTGGGGGCATTTCAGGCATTCCTGGAAAACCCATACTATCAGGAAGCTCTTGATGTGCTGCGATCGCTGGGGGCTGAAGTTGTGGTATTCGAGCCGCCGAAGGTCGATCTGGATGGCTTTGGTGAGGTGCTGGCGGCTGATATGAAAACAGACCTACCCCGGTATCTTGCTCGCTATGCGGCTGCGCCATACCGGTCGTTGACCGTTGCGGAGATTGTTGCGTACAACCGGGCCGATTCGGCGCGGCGCATTCCGTACGGGCAGGGACGCTTTGCACAGATGTTGACCGTCTCCTTGAGCCCGGAGGAACTGGCTGCGCGCAAGCAGCGCCTCCATGATGAAGCCGTGCGCTTCTTTGAGGAACCGATGCAGCAGCATCGGCTGGATGCTGTGCTGTCAATCAACAACTGGCATGCGCGGCCGGCTGCCCTGGCGCACTATCCTGCGCTGACCGTTCCTATAGGCCTGCAGGAAAGTGGCGAACCGATCGGGTTGACGTTTATTGCACGTTCGTTCGAGGAGGCGCTGCTATTGCGGATGGGCTATGCATTTGAGCAGGCCATGCAGGGGCGGGTCCCGCCTTCTGCTTATGCGCTGGATGCGGAGGGACAGGAGCGCAACAGAGCGCCTGCTTCATGA
- a CDS encoding glycoside hydrolase family 32 protein yields MPREDWPRPLLHGTPPRGFMNDPNGLVYHQGRYHFFYQHNPQAPVWGHMSWGHAVGRSLLDWEDQPVALPEQPDHMVFSGSAVVDKANAAGFGAGALVAIYTAHYRDDREAQCLAYSLDGGQQWAFYEENPVLVDPERPHVRDPQVFWYAPGNYWVMAVARADERQVAFYASDNLRRWALLSTFGPAGCWQASPHWECPALLELPVEGTDRTHWLLKVDVDRGAPMGGSGAQYFTGHFDGTHFVPDDPPETVRWAEAGPDFYAAQAFNHMPDRRCVWLGWMNNWRYANVLPTAPWRGMLTIPRELSLKETSGRYDLVQRPCRECYEQMLPAERLPIRRPFPLPAAGLMRLRIAAGGRGAFRCHFFTGTTSGVVLGYDAEHRRLFLDRRAAGQTDFSPAFPGLFQASLPHDVPSELELEILFDRYSLEVFVPEARLVLSALVFPKPGDCAGQIIADRLLISTELYRLEA; encoded by the coding sequence ATGCCCCGCGAAGACTGGCCCCGCCCGTTGTTGCATGGAACGCCGCCTCGGGGGTTCATGAACGATCCGAACGGACTGGTTTATCACCAGGGCCGCTATCACTTCTTTTATCAACATAATCCCCAGGCTCCTGTCTGGGGACATATGAGCTGGGGGCACGCTGTCGGACGCTCCCTGTTGGACTGGGAAGACCAGCCCGTTGCGCTGCCGGAGCAACCCGACCACATGGTGTTTTCGGGGTCAGCCGTGGTCGATAAAGCAAATGCCGCAGGCTTTGGAGCCGGGGCCTTGGTAGCGATCTACACAGCGCACTACCGGGATGATCGGGAAGCGCAATGCCTGGCCTACAGCCTGGATGGTGGGCAGCAATGGGCATTTTACGAAGAAAATCCGGTGCTGGTGGATCCAGAGCGACCGCACGTTCGCGACCCACAGGTGTTCTGGTATGCCCCCGGAAACTACTGGGTGATGGCGGTAGCCCGAGCCGACGAGCGGCAGGTAGCTTTTTACGCCTCAGACAATCTGAGGCGCTGGGCGCTGCTGAGCACGTTTGGTCCGGCCGGATGCTGGCAGGCGTCGCCCCACTGGGAGTGTCCGGCGCTGCTCGAACTACCGGTGGAAGGAACCGACCGCACGCACTGGCTGCTGAAAGTTGATGTGGACAGGGGAGCACCGATGGGCGGCTCAGGGGCTCAGTATTTCACCGGCCATTTTGACGGAACGCACTTCGTGCCCGACGACCCTCCTGAGACGGTGCGCTGGGCAGAGGCCGGTCCTGACTTTTATGCAGCGCAGGCTTTCAATCACATGCCTGATAGACGTTGCGTGTGGCTCGGCTGGATGAACAACTGGCGCTACGCGAACGTGCTTCCCACCGCTCCATGGCGTGGCATGCTAACGATCCCTCGGGAGCTATCACTGAAGGAAACTAGCGGACGCTACGATCTGGTGCAGCGCCCCTGCCGGGAATGCTATGAGCAAATGCTGCCGGCGGAGCGTTTGCCGATCAGGCGGCCGTTTCCGTTGCCTGCAGCAGGTCTGATGCGGCTCCGGATTGCTGCTGGGGGCCGCGGCGCGTTTCGCTGCCACTTCTTCACCGGCACAACATCTGGCGTTGTGCTGGGCTATGATGCCGAGCACCGGCGGCTTTTTTTAGATCGTCGCGCGGCTGGTCAGACCGACTTCTCGCCTGCCTTTCCAGGCCTTTTTCAAGCATCGCTTCCTCATGATGTGCCGAGCGAGCTCGAACTGGAAATCCTTTTCGACCGCTACAGTCTCGAAGTGTTTGTCCCGGAGGCTCGGCTCGTGCTGAGCGCGTTGGTTTTTCCGAAGCCGGGAGATTGCGCAGGGCAAATCATAGCAGACCGCCTGCTCATTTCGACGGAGCTGTACCGATTAGAAGCGTAA
- a CDS encoding cell wall hydrolase has protein sequence MIRRRIILWLWLLLFLGEVKAAASPDSLSHIDLMAAFRRLSLLEQDEVLWLARCIYSESNRPEEQRLIAWVVRNRVETRYRGDTYREVVLEPRQFSAFNRPTPRRDLILNLTPRSTAPGWQQALRIALEVFQAPPSARPFPITVRHFYSPLSMPTNEPPPWARAARPFQGPAVAHIDPERFQFFDGIDARLDPEPAPRTSVPARPARLSRRWDWLRPSGRIPRPVRPIPPRRPGQE, from the coding sequence ATGATACGACGCCGTATCATTCTCTGGTTGTGGTTGCTGCTATTTCTGGGAGAGGTAAAAGCGGCCGCTTCCCCCGATTCACTGAGCCACATCGACCTGATGGCCGCTTTTCGACGCCTTTCGCTGCTGGAACAGGATGAGGTGCTCTGGCTGGCCCGGTGCATCTACTCCGAAAGCAATCGGCCTGAAGAACAGCGCCTGATTGCGTGGGTTGTGCGCAACCGTGTGGAGACCCGCTACCGGGGCGATACCTATCGCGAGGTCGTGCTGGAACCTCGCCAGTTCAGCGCCTTCAACCGCCCCACTCCACGCCGTGATCTCATCTTGAATCTAACGCCCCGCTCCACGGCGCCAGGTTGGCAACAAGCCCTGCGTATCGCGCTGGAAGTCTTTCAGGCGCCCCCTTCGGCCCGGCCATTCCCGATTACGGTGCGCCATTTCTACAGCCCCCTCTCTATGCCTACCAACGAGCCACCCCCCTGGGCCCGAGCGGCCCGGCCTTTTCAGGGACCCGCCGTGGCCCATATCGATCCGGAGCGTTTTCAGTTTTTTGACGGCATCGACGCCCGGCTGGACCCGGAGCCCGCTCCACGCACTTCGGTCCCGGCCCGTCCGGCTCGCCTGTCACGTCGCTGGGATTGGCTGCGTCCTTCCGGACGCATTCCGCGCCCGGTGCGTCCTATCCCGCCCCGTCGTCCCGGCCAGGAGTGA
- a CDS encoding sulfite oxidase heme-binding subunit YedZ → MRKLWPWLDALVWLGIAAPLLYLSWGLWMDRLGANPIQEITHQTGRWTLRFLLVTLALTPLRRLTGWNGWIRWRRRLGLAAFFYASLHLLLYLWLDQFFDWSEIGRDVLQRRFLTVGLLAYALMLPLAVTSTAGWIRRLGGRRWRRLHRLVYLIAALGVLHYWWAVKFDWRPPLAYGVVLVILLLLRLRWPFAPQTSSRTSRPLARIASERPPDRRS, encoded by the coding sequence ATGCGCAAGTTGTGGCCCTGGCTCGATGCACTGGTCTGGCTTGGCATAGCCGCTCCCCTGCTTTACCTGAGCTGGGGGCTGTGGATGGACCGGCTTGGAGCCAATCCTATCCAGGAGATCACCCACCAGACCGGCCGCTGGACCTTACGCTTCCTTCTGGTCACCCTGGCTCTCACTCCGCTGCGCCGCCTTACCGGCTGGAATGGCTGGATACGCTGGAGGCGACGGCTGGGCCTGGCCGCTTTCTTTTATGCTTCCCTGCACCTTCTGCTCTATCTGTGGCTGGACCAGTTCTTCGACTGGAGTGAAATCGGCCGAGACGTGCTCCAGCGCCGATTTCTCACGGTGGGCCTTCTGGCCTACGCGCTCATGCTTCCCCTGGCGGTCACCTCAACAGCGGGTTGGATCCGACGGCTGGGAGGCCGCCGCTGGCGTCGCCTGCATCGGCTCGTCTATCTCATTGCTGCGCTGGGCGTGCTGCATTACTGGTGGGCCGTCAAATTCGACTGGCGTCCGCCCCTGGCGTATGGAGTCGTGCTGGTGATTCTCCTGTTGCTCCGCCTGCGATGGCCTTTTGCCCCCCAGACGTCCTCCCGGACTTCACGCCCCCTGGCCCGCATAGCCTCAGAGAGACCGCCAGACAGGCGCTCATGA
- the hisI gene encoding phosphoribosyl-AMP cyclohydrolase has product MDMQALLDVVRFNEQGLVPAIAQDVETGEILMVAYMNEATLRQTLETGLMTYWSRSRQEVWVKGATSGHTQEVREVRVDCDGDVLLFKVKQNGGAACHTGHRSCFYRKLENGKLVETDAPVFDPAQVYRKE; this is encoded by the coding sequence ATGGATATGCAGGCGCTGCTGGACGTGGTCCGGTTCAACGAGCAGGGGCTGGTGCCGGCAATTGCGCAGGATGTCGAAACAGGCGAAATCCTGATGGTGGCCTACATGAATGAAGCAACTTTGCGGCAGACGCTGGAGACCGGTCTGATGACGTACTGGAGTCGGTCGCGCCAGGAGGTCTGGGTGAAAGGGGCTACCAGCGGTCATACGCAGGAGGTGCGTGAAGTGCGCGTTGATTGCGACGGGGATGTGCTGCTGTTCAAGGTGAAGCAAAACGGTGGGGCGGCGTGCCACACAGGACACCGGTCCTGCTTTTACCGGAAGCTGGAAAACGGAAAGCTGGTAGAAACTGACGCACCCGTTTTCGATCCGGCACAGGTGTATCGGAAGGAGTAG
- a CDS encoding (Fe-S)-binding protein — MTVALFVPCYVDLFYPHVARATWTLLERLGCRVEVPLSQTCCGQPLANAGFAEQARPVMAHFVQVFAAYDYIVAPSGSCVYHVRRHLEAADADAVRRVQTRTYELCQFLRDVLRVEKISAYFPYRVVVHDSCHGLRGLGLGCPSERMQASYSVVRDLLRQVEGLELVEPSRPDECCGFGGTFAIEEAAVSVRMGQDRLEDFLQAGAEVVTGTDMSCLMHLEGLARRQRLPLRFVHIAEILTGNVP, encoded by the coding sequence ATGACGGTCGCGCTTTTTGTACCCTGCTATGTGGACCTGTTTTATCCGCACGTTGCGCGCGCAACGTGGACGCTATTAGAGCGGCTGGGCTGTCGCGTTGAGGTTCCGCTTTCCCAGACCTGCTGCGGACAGCCGCTGGCCAATGCCGGTTTCGCTGAGCAGGCGCGGCCGGTGATGGCGCATTTTGTACAGGTTTTTGCAGCGTACGACTATATTGTAGCTCCTTCCGGAAGCTGCGTCTACCACGTGCGGCGACATCTGGAGGCAGCCGATGCGGATGCCGTCCGTCGCGTGCAGACGCGCACCTATGAGCTATGCCAGTTTTTGCGCGACGTGCTGCGGGTTGAGAAAATTTCGGCGTACTTTCCATACCGGGTGGTGGTTCATGATAGCTGCCATGGTTTGCGAGGTCTGGGGTTAGGGTGTCCGTCTGAGCGCATGCAGGCGTCCTACAGCGTAGTGCGCGATCTGCTGCGGCAGGTTGAGGGACTGGAGCTGGTCGAACCGTCTCGCCCTGACGAATGCTGCGGCTTTGGCGGTACATTTGCGATAGAGGAAGCAGCCGTATCCGTGCGTATGGGACAGGACCGTCTTGAGGATTTTTTGCAGGCCGGTGCTGAAGTGGTGACCGGCACCGACATGTCCTGCCTGATGCACCTGGAAGGGTTGGCGCGACGGCAGAGGTTGCCCCTGCGCTTTGTACATATCGCCGAAATTCTGACCGGGAACGTCCCATGA
- a CDS encoding LutC/YkgG family protein: MNQPDRAHILESVRRNRPPDTPLPEPFRSTLTTEALQDRFVQQVLQAGGEVVEATETTLFDSLRSLLPGRWASTVGGLEGPVRLQEVSDPHALANLEALVCPAHLGVAENGAVWLDDESLGHRAAAFLAEHLIVVLRADRIVADLHEAYAWLASWWQGFGLWVAGPSKTADIEQTLVCGVHGPRQFTVVLRT, from the coding sequence ATGAATCAGCCAGACCGTGCGCATATTCTGGAATCTGTTCGGCGGAACCGACCGCCAGACACTCCTTTGCCTGAGCCATTCCGTTCGACCCTGACTACCGAAGCCCTTCAGGATCGATTTGTACAGCAGGTTCTCCAGGCGGGTGGAGAGGTGGTTGAAGCAACTGAGACAACCCTGTTTGATTCGTTGCGGTCGTTGCTGCCGGGGCGATGGGCTTCGACAGTGGGTGGGTTAGAGGGACCGGTTCGGCTGCAGGAGGTATCCGATCCGCATGCTCTGGCAAACCTGGAAGCGCTGGTGTGCCCGGCGCACCTGGGCGTAGCCGAAAATGGAGCGGTTTGGCTCGACGACGAATCGCTGGGGCACCGGGCTGCCGCGTTTCTGGCAGAACACCTCATTGTGGTCCTCCGCGCTGATCGCATTGTGGCTGACCTGCACGAAGCGTATGCATGGCTGGCTTCTTGGTGGCAGGGCTTTGGGCTCTGGGTGGCTGGACCCTCAAAGACGGCTGACATTGAGCAGACCCTGGTGTGCGGCGTTCACGGTCCCCGGCAGTTTACGGTAGTTTTGCGGACGTAA
- a CDS encoding MogA/MoaB family molybdenum cofactor biosynthesis protein: MSYEQHQEAARSLTARCAVVTISDTRTEETDRSGTLIRKRLEAHGHQVAHYTIVPDEPDKIGALLDELAGQVDVILTNGGTGISDRDTTYEVVAARLEKTMPGFGELFRMLSFQEIGSGAMLSRAIGGVYRNTLIFSMPGSLNAVKLALDRLILPELRHLVWEIRRHQPTS; the protein is encoded by the coding sequence ATGAGCTACGAACAGCACCAGGAAGCAGCGCGTAGCCTGACGGCCCGTTGCGCTGTCGTTACCATCAGCGACACCCGCACCGAGGAAACCGACCGAAGCGGCACGCTTATTCGCAAGCGCCTTGAGGCACACGGCCACCAGGTTGCCCATTACACTATCGTTCCTGACGAGCCCGACAAAATCGGGGCGTTGCTCGACGAGCTGGCCGGACAGGTGGACGTGATTCTGACCAACGGCGGCACAGGCATCAGCGACCGCGACACCACCTACGAAGTCGTAGCCGCCCGCCTCGAAAAAACGATGCCCGGTTTTGGAGAGCTCTTCCGCATGCTCTCCTTCCAGGAAATCGGAAGCGGCGCCATGCTCTCGCGGGCGATTGGCGGCGTCTATCGCAACACGCTCATTTTTTCCATGCCCGGGTCGCTCAACGCAGTCAAGCTGGCCCTTGACCGACTCATTCTGCCCGAACTGCGCCATCTGGTCTGGGAAATTCGACGCCACCAACCCACCTCCTGA
- a CDS encoding lactate utilization protein B, with translation MKGFVELPVVDHSQLAEHFASDDRRVQWHDRLLWRVRLKRDRAASEVPEWETLRRVASEIKAHVLAHLDHYLEQFEAQARAQGMQVHWARDAAAHNRIVYTLLADRGVRLVVKSKSMLAEECGLNPYLEARGIEVVETDLGERIVQLLRQPPSHIVTPAIHLQWKEVAQLFHEQLGVPANLPPDELVTVARQALRQQFLEARAAITGVNFAVAETGTLVICTNEGNADLGMHLAPLHIAVMGIEKVIPRLIDLGVFLRLLARSATGQPITVYTTHLSQPHPGQEVHVVLVDNGRSQRLGMPRFWTVLKCIRCGACMNTCPVYRRSGGYSYGAPVPGPIGSVLMPACDASRYRTLPYASTLCGSCRDVCPVQIPLDEQLYAWRQQLGPRYASWLKRRVIAMVAWVLRSPVRYRWSGRLLRWGLRYLPRCLLYASWNIWGRARELPSTPPQSFLEWYRKRVQRT, from the coding sequence ATGAAAGGGTTTGTGGAGCTGCCTGTGGTGGATCATTCGCAGCTCGCCGAACACTTTGCATCCGATGACAGGCGGGTGCAGTGGCACGACCGTTTGCTCTGGCGGGTGCGATTGAAACGGGATCGTGCTGCTTCCGAAGTTCCAGAATGGGAAACCTTGCGACGGGTGGCTTCAGAGATCAAGGCGCACGTTCTGGCTCATCTGGATCATTATCTGGAGCAGTTTGAAGCGCAGGCGCGCGCACAGGGCATGCAGGTGCACTGGGCACGGGATGCCGCGGCGCACAACCGGATTGTTTACACGCTGCTGGCTGATCGGGGCGTACGCCTTGTCGTCAAAAGCAAGTCGATGCTCGCAGAAGAATGCGGCTTAAATCCTTATCTGGAAGCGCGGGGCATTGAAGTGGTCGAGACCGATCTCGGCGAACGCATCGTGCAACTGCTCCGGCAACCCCCCAGTCATATAGTGACACCTGCCATCCATCTGCAATGGAAAGAAGTGGCGCAGCTCTTCCATGAACAATTGGGCGTGCCTGCAAACCTGCCTCCCGACGAACTGGTGACTGTTGCCCGGCAGGCACTTCGTCAGCAGTTTCTGGAAGCCAGAGCAGCCATTACGGGGGTTAACTTTGCCGTAGCGGAGACCGGTACACTGGTTATTTGCACGAATGAAGGGAATGCCGATCTGGGCATGCACCTGGCTCCGCTGCACATTGCGGTGATGGGTATTGAAAAAGTGATTCCCCGCCTGATTGATCTGGGGGTGTTTTTGCGGCTACTGGCCCGCAGTGCGACGGGACAGCCCATTACCGTGTACACAACGCATCTCAGCCAGCCGCATCCCGGACAGGAAGTGCATGTCGTGTTGGTGGACAACGGTAGGAGCCAGCGGCTGGGCATGCCGCGTTTCTGGACCGTGCTCAAGTGCATTCGATGCGGCGCCTGCATGAATACGTGTCCGGTCTACCGCCGCAGTGGTGGCTACAGTTACGGAGCTCCGGTGCCCGGGCCTATCGGGTCTGTCTTAATGCCCGCCTGCGATGCATCGCGCTATCGGACGTTGCCCTACGCGTCGACGCTGTGCGGCTCGTGTCGTGACGTGTGCCCTGTGCAGATTCCACTAGACGAACAACTCTATGCCTGGCGCCAGCAGCTTGGTCCGCGCTATGCCTCCTGGCTGAAGCGACGCGTGATAGCTATGGTTGCCTGGGTGTTGCGTTCGCCCGTGCGGTACCGCTGGTCAGGACGACTGTTGCGCTGGGGGCTCCGCTATCTACCCCGTTGTTTGCTTTACGCTTCCTGGAACATCTGGGGACGGGCCCGGGAGTTGCCATCGACGCCACCGCAGAGTTTTCTGGAGTGGTACAGGAAACGCGTGCAACGCACGTAG
- a CDS encoding tetratricopeptide repeat protein, whose protein sequence is MSETVTQLEAAKSQLLLQRARAAHASSQFAEAARLYLAAARLLQKRPEQQAAALLEAAHALRLVGYFRRALQLYARVQALAHKVGDEALWMDARVGEGMARRAMGDLEAAITCFREALAYYEAQHDTEGIGYTLWCLGGALRLTGAFDEALDCLLEALAIFEDEAPSTAEGYVRCALGGLSRMRGAYDASLAYYQAAERILTACDDLFGRAYAACGMANAYRMLGEVEAAHHYFTQAQQRYHQIGDRVSYAYTLWGEGTLFKITHRLTQARERFRQALQLFRATGDDRGIAYAYTGLAELLLLEDRAPKQALRYLEAARERATRHGYTFERLHAELLLHLSGLKPVKGGIEALQEAYRRCGSQWLEGLPLALPLNIP, encoded by the coding sequence ATGAGCGAGACCGTTACCCAACTGGAAGCAGCGAAAAGTCAGTTGCTTCTGCAGCGGGCGCGAGCAGCGCACGCGAGCAGTCAATTTGCCGAGGCAGCGCGGCTATATCTGGCAGCAGCCCGGCTATTGCAGAAACGTCCGGAGCAGCAGGCAGCGGCTTTGCTCGAAGCAGCGCATGCGCTGCGCCTGGTCGGGTACTTTCGCCGGGCGCTTCAACTGTACGCCCGGGTGCAGGCCCTCGCCCATAAAGTGGGGGACGAAGCGCTCTGGATGGACGCCCGGGTTGGTGAGGGGATGGCCCGTCGCGCTATGGGCGATCTGGAAGCGGCGATCACCTGCTTCCGGGAAGCCCTGGCATACTACGAGGCGCAACACGATACGGAAGGCATTGGCTACACGCTCTGGTGCCTGGGAGGGGCGCTTCGGCTGACCGGAGCGTTTGATGAAGCGCTTGATTGCCTGCTGGAAGCGCTGGCAATCTTTGAAGACGAAGCGCCTTCAACGGCCGAGGGGTACGTGCGCTGTGCGCTTGGTGGATTAAGCCGAATGCGCGGGGCATACGATGCTTCGCTGGCCTACTATCAGGCAGCCGAGCGTATACTCACCGCTTGCGACGATCTGTTTGGCCGCGCCTATGCTGCCTGTGGCATGGCCAACGCCTATCGGATGCTCGGGGAAGTCGAAGCAGCCCACCACTACTTTACCCAGGCTCAGCAGCGCTACCATCAGATAGGGGATCGGGTCAGCTACGCGTACACGCTCTGGGGAGAAGGAACGCTCTTTAAAATAACCCACCGGCTGACGCAGGCCCGTGAACGGTTTCGGCAGGCGCTGCAGCTCTTCCGAGCTACCGGTGATGATCGGGGCATTGCGTATGCTTACACCGGTCTGGCCGAACTGCTACTGCTTGAAGATCGTGCGCCGAAGCAGGCGCTGCGCTATCTGGAAGCTGCTCGGGAGCGAGCAACGCGGCACGGCTATACGTTCGAGCGGTTGCATGCCGAGTTGCTGTTGCACCTTTCTGGTCTCAAGCCGGTCAAAGGAGGGATAGAGGCGCTTCAAGAAGCCTACCGCCGCTGCGGTTCGCAATGGCTTGAAGGACTCCCTCTCGCTCTTCCGTTGAACATTCCGTAG
- the yidD gene encoding membrane protein insertion efficiency factor YidD — translation MQVLQAIGRFLWHVPRQLLIGLVRAYQVLLSPHLPASCRYTPTCSNYAIEAFRKYGAIRGLILTLWRLARCHPWGGYGYDPPRWFGESRPKPSDP, via the coding sequence ATGCAAGTACTCCAAGCCATCGGCCGCTTTCTGTGGCACGTGCCCCGGCAGCTACTGATCGGGCTGGTGCGGGCCTATCAGGTACTCCTGAGTCCCCACCTGCCTGCATCCTGCCGCTACACGCCGACCTGCTCCAACTATGCCATTGAAGCGTTTCGGAAATACGGAGCTATCCGAGGCCTGATCCTGACGCTCTGGCGGCTGGCCCGGTGCCATCCCTGGGGCGGCTATGGCTATGATCCGCCCCGCTGGTTTGGCGAGTCGCGTCCCAAACCTTCCGACCCGTAA
- the msrP gene encoding protein-methionine-sulfoxide reductase catalytic subunit MsrP, with protein MLIRTEKPIPSSEITDERLYWNRREWLRKAGLLAGAAATGLLSTGCRAEGQQARRKANPGPYDTDEPWTSYEDITTYNNFYEFGTGKRDPSRNAHRLRTRPWTIRVEGLCHRPGTYELEDFIKPYTLEERVYRFRCVEGWSMVIPWLGFPLAEVIRRAEPTSQAKFVEFTTLYDPEQMPGQKVPILDWPYVEGLRLDEAMHPLTILAVGLYGKMLPNQNGAPIRLVVPWKYGFKSIKSIVRIRFVEKQPITTWMKAAPHEYGFYSNVNPNVDHPRWSQKTERRIGEFRKRKTLLFNGYADQVAHLYEGMDLRKYF; from the coding sequence ATGCTGATTCGCACCGAAAAGCCCATTCCATCATCTGAAATTACGGATGAACGCCTGTACTGGAACCGGCGGGAATGGCTCCGGAAAGCCGGTCTGTTGGCCGGAGCAGCCGCTACCGGACTGCTGAGCACAGGATGCCGCGCCGAAGGACAGCAGGCGCGCCGCAAGGCGAACCCGGGCCCTTACGACACCGATGAGCCCTGGACTTCGTACGAGGACATCACAACTTACAACAATTTCTATGAATTTGGCACCGGCAAACGAGACCCTTCCCGGAACGCCCACCGGCTTCGCACGCGTCCCTGGACCATCCGCGTCGAAGGCCTCTGCCATCGCCCCGGCACCTACGAATTGGAAGACTTCATCAAGCCCTATACGCTCGAAGAACGTGTGTATCGGTTCCGTTGCGTTGAGGGCTGGTCTATGGTCATTCCCTGGCTGGGCTTTCCACTGGCGGAAGTGATTCGCCGGGCCGAACCCACCTCACAGGCAAAGTTTGTAGAATTCACTACGCTGTATGATCCAGAGCAGATGCCCGGTCAGAAGGTGCCTATCCTTGATTGGCCTTACGTCGAAGGCCTGCGTCTGGATGAGGCGATGCACCCACTGACCATCCTGGCCGTCGGCCTCTACGGTAAGATGCTGCCCAACCAGAACGGCGCCCCCATCCGACTGGTGGTTCCCTGGAAGTACGGGTTTAAGTCGATCAAGTCCATCGTGCGCATCCGTTTTGTGGAAAAGCAGCCGATAACCACCTGGATGAAGGCAGCACCGCATGAGTATGGCTTTTATTCGAACGTTAACCCCAACGTAGATCACCCCCGCTGGAGTCAGAAGACGGAGCGACGCATTGGCGAATTTCGCAAGCGCAAAACGCTGCTGTTCAACGGCTATGCCGACCAGGTAGCCCACCTGTACGAAGGCATGGATCTCAGGAAGTACTTCTGA